A section of the Agrococcus sp. SGAir0287 genome encodes:
- a CDS encoding CstA-like transporter-associated (seleno)protein has product MPDRAAAAHALRRAWRAAAWYARGLTGESRYEAYLAHERAAHSERPPLDRRAFWRDYHRWQDANPQGRCC; this is encoded by the coding sequence ATGCCCGACCGCGCCGCCGCCGCGCACGCCCTGCGGCGTGCGTGGCGGGCGGCCGCCTGGTACGCACGAGGCCTCACGGGGGAGTCGCGCTACGAGGCGTACCTCGCGCACGAGCGCGCCGCCCATTCCGAGCGGCCGCCGCTCGACCGTCGTGCGTTCTGGCGCGACTACCACCGCTGGCAGGACGCGAACCCGCAGGGCCGCTGCTGCTGA